In Helianthus annuus cultivar XRQ/B chromosome 8, HanXRQr2.0-SUNRISE, whole genome shotgun sequence, a single genomic region encodes these proteins:
- the LOC110868445 gene encoding 50S ribosomal protein L7/L12 translates to MKSLTLLRSIRIRTTQRNITRFLQSRFFQPDFVPADPKPKPKKYKLPSSYDPYGPRPPPSDKIIQLAEKIAALLPEERLQIGPTLRERLMHPLMQSVSVEGVDLGGAQGGSAKTEEKVEKTVFDVKLEKFDTGTKIKVIKEVRAFTSLGLKEAKEMVEKAPVLVKQGVTKEEANEIIEKIKAAGGVAVME, encoded by the coding sequence ATGAAATCTTTAACACTTCTTAGATCCATTCGTATCCGGACCACTCAACGTAACATAACAAGGTTTCTACAATCTCGTTTTTTCCAACCCGATTTTGTTCCCGCAGACCCCAAACCCAAGCCCAAAAAGTACAAACTACCCTCATCCTATGATCCATACGGCCCGAGACCACCACCTTCCGATAAAATCATCCAACTTGCTGAAAAAATCGCAGCCCTACTCCCCGAAGAGCGTTTGCAAATAGGTCCCACACTCAGAGAGAGATTAATGCACCCGTTGATGCAATCAGTTTCGGTTGAAGGGGTTGACTTGGGTGGTGCGCAAGGCGGGTCAGCCAAGACCGAAGAAAAGGTTGAGAAAACAGTGTTTGATGTTAAGTTGGAGAAGTTCGACACGGGTACTAAAATTAAGGTGATTAAAGAGGTACGCGCGTTTACAAGTCTTGGATTAAAGGAGGCTAAAGAAATGGTGGAGAAAGCTCCTGTTTTGGTTAAACAAGGTGTTACTAAAGAAGAGGCTAATGAGATAATAGAGAAGATTaaagctgctggtggtgttgCTGTAATGGAGTGA
- the LOC110868446 gene encoding uncharacterized protein LOC110868446, whose translation METVKGSETVIKGLGKEKCVESVFAPVVERGCIDPCEVNGFDPIDSISRGGVNIKGISLFVELTGGVTSKTERESVQDVDQNEFRVNVKSECESVCNVGQHQFRVNVKPERESVIDVGQHEFSVNVGDLVWAVIRKPNKSSWWPAVVCDGSDAPKAANGPTREDDYLLRCFGNGSYIWCAACEVKPFVGYFDQLPSQSTAKKFLDALDKAVAELGHRVKTEFTCSCFRKMKIEKAGNFGDLSLTRFEPAKFLDYIKDLAKVISVPNKIDYVVKQSCLSAFYRSLGHLQISMHQLEMTLGSPSEVKTEEENRYFYYDFEKSEKTFETRERKKSRFLLYPGECGIAGSMEDVNEGVDFSLTNGQSQQVKKPRKKWTKKSKGVQLQANVCSSEVLSQLRFAAQDCCFPSESKNFDLVKRFISGLRKRTFVNEFSEIPKKVKRKKDESIISPTLVNCFSYDSLIKAFQSLNLEAQSYCKIEPKRRKNTTENTTYTPTWNANMSTYPIVNGHMGGLYQAPISHFTNAFWSTAPCFTRNHCEPHAGLGPAGSGHVPKKRGRKKKNIDSQANPGSIVIPVGRVPSGLGHVPKKRGRKRKNVDLQANSGSTVITNMNDGTEEKTEKKLNVKEVGVPCIDLSYKKVQQDNVEEVKGTAFLLKFSPDHPLPANQDLNSVFSKYGALVESETQVLNENLSGQVVFRDSSSAGGAFWGLQNDKPFGPVLVNYKIQHLSSDESVATFKTPIRSPSGLKPTNSQPLIGSTMTPNLNTNSTEIQTVKRSKTIEEVTGTALLLKFSPNHPLPSFQDLNSTFCKYGELNEFETHVSGQDFTGQVVFVNASTAGDAIQRLEKDQPFGPALLSYRVDHLYSVQSAIRFKSPITVPLELNSCQDLEGTKKNRVDHSYSVQTGIRVKRPVSVPLELKPCEGLVGIKKNLEMMKSMLEKNGDSLSQEMRGKLESEIKGLMNKVNVMDGSSSSSSCI comes from the coding sequence ATGGAAACCGTAAAAGGTTCGGAAACCGTCATCAAGGGTTTAGGGAAAGAGAAATGCGTTGAGTCTGTGTTTGCACCAGTTGTAGAAAGGGGGTGCATTGACCCGTGTGAAGTCAACGGTTTTGACCCGATTGATTCGATTAGTCGTGGAGGTGTTAATATTAAAGGTATTTCACTTTTTGTTGAGTTAACCGGTGGAGTGACAAGTAAAACGGAGCGTGAAAGCGTACAAGATGTTGATCAAAACGAGTTTAGGGTCAATGTTAAATCGGAATGTGAAAGCGTATGCAATGTAGGTCAACACCAGTTTAGGGTCAATGTTAAACCGGAGCGTGAAAGCGTAATCGATGTTGGTCAACACGAGTTTAGTGTCAACGTGGGTGATCTTGTGTGGGCGGTAATCAGGAAACCGAACAAATCATCATGGTGGCCTGCAGTTGTTTGTGATGGTTCTGATGCACCTAAAGCTGCAAACGGGCCGACAAGAGAAGATGATTATTTACTTAGGTGTTTTGGTAACGGGAGTTATATTTGGTGCGCTGCATGTGAAGTGAAGCCGTTTGTTGGGTATTTTGACCAGTTACCTAGTCAAAGTACAGCGAAAAAGTTTCTTGACGCGTTAGATAAGGCTGTTGCTGAACTTGGTCACCGTGTGAAAACCGAGTTCACTTGTTCGTGTTTCCGCAAGATGAAAATAGAGAAAGCCGGTAACTTTGGTGATCTTTCGTTGACCCGATTTGAACCCGCGAAGTTTCTTGATTATATTAAAGATCTTGCGAAAGTTATTTCTGTTCCTAACAAGATTGATTATGTTGTCAAACAGAGTTGTTTATCTGCTTTTTATCGCTCATTAGGGCATCTCCAAATCTCGATGCATCAGCTCGAAATGACCCTCGGGAGTCCATCGGAGGTAAAAACCGAAGAGGAAAACAGGTATTTTTATTACGATTTTGAAAAATCTGAAAAAACGTTCGAGACGAGAGAAAGAAAAAAGAGCAGATTTCTTTTGTATCCAGGAGAATGCGGAATTGCAGGGTCGATGGAAGATGTTAATGAAGGAGTTGACTTTAGTTTGACTAATGGTCAAAGTCAACAAGTGAAGAAGCCACGGAAGAAGTGGACCAAAAAGAGTAAAGGGGTACAACTACAAGCGAACGTATGTTCATCCGAGGTGCTTTCGCAGCTTCGATTTGCCGCTCAAGACTGTTGTTTTCCATCCGAAAGTAAGAATTTTGATTTGGTTAAACGGTTTATATCCGGACTCAGAAAACGCACTTTCGTCAATGAGTTCAGTGAAATACCCAAGAAGGTGAAAAGGAAGAAGGACGAATCCATCATTTCACCAACACTCGTAAACTGTTTCAGTTATGATTCACTGATAAAAGCTTTCCAGTCTCTTAATCTTGAAGCTCAATCATACTGCAAGATCGAGCCTAAAAGGCGAAAGAACACCACAGAAAACACTACTTATACACCCACCTGGAATGCTAACATGAGCACCTACCCTATTGTGAACGGACACATGGGGGGGTTATATCAAGCTCCTATATCTCACTTCACGAATGCATTCTGGTCAACCGCACCATGTTTTACTCGAAACCATTGTGAACCGCATGCGGGTCTTGGTCCAGCCGGGTCGGGTCACGTGCCTAAGAAAAGAGGGAGAAAGAAGAAAAACATAGACTCGCAGGCTAACCCTGGTTCAATTGTAATCCCGGTGGGTCGTGTTCCATCCGGGTTGGGTCATGTGCCGAAGAAACGAGGGAGAAAGCGGAAAAACGTAGACTTGCAGGCTAACTCCGGTTCAACCGTAATCACGAATATGAATGATGGCACCGAggaaaaaacagaaaaaaaattaAACGTAAAAGAAGTCGGGGTACCGTGTATCGATCTCAGTTATAAAAAAGTGCAGCAAGATAACGTAGAAGAAGTTAAAGGTACTGCCTTTTTGTTAAAGTTTTCACCGGATCATCCTTTACCGGCTAATCAAGATTTAAATTCGGTATTTTCAAAGTACGGAGCATTGGTCGAATCTGAAACGCAAGTATTGAACGAAAATCTTAGCGGTCAAGTCGTGTTTCGTGATTCTTCGAGTGCTGGAGGGGCATTTTGGGGCTTACAAAATGATAAACCGTTCGGGCCGGTTCTTGTTAATTACAAGATTCAGCATCTTTCCAGTGATGAATCTGTGGCTACGTTCAAGACTCCTATCCGGAGTCCATCTGGGCTCAAACCGACGAATTCGCAACCTCTCATCGGTTCAACCATGACGCCAAATTTAAACACGAACTCAACTGAAATTCAAACCGTTAAAAGAAGTAAAACGATTGAAGAAGTTACAGGTACAGCCCTTCTTTTAAAATTCTCCCCAAATCACCCTTTACCGAGTTTTCAAGACTTAAATTCGACATTTTGTAAATACGGGGAGTTAAACGAATTTGAGACACATGTTTCGGGTCAAGACTTCACGGGTCAAGTTGTGTTTGTGAACGCGTCTACTGCTGGAGACGCAATTCAGAGACTGGAAAAGGACCAACCTTTCGGGCCAGCCCTATTGAGTTATCGGGTTGATCATTTATATAGTGTTCAATCTGCGATACGCTTTAAAAGCCCGATAACCGTTCCTTTGGAGTTGAACTCTTGTCAAGATCTTGAGGGTACAAAAAAGAATCGGGTCGATCATTCATATAGTGTTCAAACTGGGATACGCGTTAAAAGGCCGGTAAGCGTTCCTTTGGAGTTGAAACCTTGTGAAGGTCTTGTGGGTATAAAAAAGAATCTTGAAATGATGAAGTCAATGTTGGAGAAAAATGGGGATAGTTTGTCACAAGAGATGAGAGGGAAATTGGAAAGTGAGATTAAAGGGTTGATGAACAAAGTGAATGTTATGgatggttcttcttcttcttcttcttgtatATGA